In the Bifidobacterium catenulatum PV20-2 genome, one interval contains:
- a CDS encoding ABC transporter permease: MRFSDIARSCMQNLLRRKSRTVLTVLGVIVGCCSIVLMISIGQGINEQNEQMLKNMGNLNDITVYADGGGSHSTAPSSSMSGAGSEQAKLDDDAVQNFRSIAGVSGVLPQKTMSYSVDATQGAGSRYVSQYVNVVGVDATQLEESGYKLASGRLPMRAGEVLAGKSFVYSFYDKYASDPSNHRIEAGGYYCDEHGCSESEGEDPFFDMLNSKITLITGANYQSPDDYRKVGSGSVASSDSGSGENSTITMPYTVVGVIDSSANNYDAFTSGIVMSIDDMKTLNTKISGGTKANTSSKVVYDQVLVHTQDIKDVADVEAQIKGAGYQTSSFEQTRKEIEKQSRGIQLALGGIGAVSFFVAAIGIANTMIMSVSERTREIGIMKALGCYVRDIRMMFLCEAGAIGLVGGVIACLISAIGSIGINMASLGGFSVENLGKAIMGGDDVSRISVIPWWLFVVAMLFSIAVGVIAGFGPANKAVKIPALDAIKNDQ, encoded by the coding sequence ATGCGTTTTTCGGATATCGCACGTTCGTGCATGCAGAATCTGCTGCGTCGCAAATCACGTACGGTTCTTACGGTGCTCGGTGTGATCGTCGGCTGCTGTTCGATCGTGCTCATGATTTCCATTGGCCAGGGCATCAACGAACAGAACGAGCAGATGCTCAAAAACATGGGCAACCTGAACGACATCACCGTATATGCGGACGGCGGAGGTTCGCATTCCACGGCACCGTCATCCAGCATGAGCGGTGCTGGCAGCGAACAGGCGAAACTCGACGATGACGCCGTGCAGAATTTCCGCAGCATTGCCGGTGTGTCTGGAGTGCTTCCACAGAAAACGATGTCATACAGTGTGGATGCCACGCAAGGAGCTGGTTCCCGGTATGTGTCGCAATATGTCAACGTGGTGGGAGTCGACGCCACGCAATTGGAAGAATCCGGCTATAAATTGGCCAGTGGACGTCTTCCGATGCGTGCCGGCGAAGTATTGGCGGGCAAATCCTTCGTGTATTCGTTCTACGACAAGTATGCGTCAGATCCGAGCAATCATCGTATAGAAGCGGGCGGTTATTACTGTGATGAGCACGGTTGCTCCGAATCCGAAGGCGAAGACCCGTTCTTCGATATGCTGAACTCCAAAATCACACTGATCACCGGAGCCAACTACCAAAGTCCCGACGACTACCGCAAGGTGGGCAGCGGATCCGTGGCGTCATCCGATTCCGGCAGTGGTGAGAATTCCACCATTACCATGCCATACACTGTGGTGGGTGTCATTGATTCCTCCGCCAACAACTATGATGCGTTCACTTCCGGCATTGTGATGAGCATCGACGATATGAAAACGTTGAACACCAAAATATCGGGGGGCACCAAGGCCAACACGTCAAGCAAGGTCGTTTACGATCAGGTACTGGTGCACACCCAAGACATCAAAGACGTTGCCGACGTTGAAGCGCAAATCAAGGGCGCCGGTTATCAGACTTCCTCGTTTGAGCAAACGCGTAAGGAGATCGAAAAGCAGTCGCGGGGCATCCAGTTGGCGTTGGGTGGCATTGGTGCAGTGTCGTTCTTCGTTGCCGCGATTGGCATTGCCAACACCATGATCATGTCGGTGTCGGAACGTACTCGCGAAATCGGCATTATGAAGGCTCTCGGCTGCTATGTGCGCGATATTCGCATGATGTTCCTGTGTGAGGCTGGCGCGATTGGCTTAGTTGGCGGTGTGATCGCCTGCCTGATTTCCGCAATTGGTTCGATAGGCATCAATATGGCGTCTTTGGGTGGATTCAGTGTTGAGAATCTCGGCAAAGCGATTATGGGCGGCGACGATGTGAGTCGTATTTCGGTGATTCCATGGTGGCTTTTTGTGGTGGCCATGCTGTTTTCGATTGCCGTCGGCGTGATCGCAGGTTTCGGCCCTGCCAATAAGGCTGTGAAGATTCCGGCTTTGGATGCCATCAAGAATGATCAGTGA